The Calliphora vicina chromosome 3, idCalVici1.1, whole genome shotgun sequence genome contains a region encoding:
- the LOC135953414 gene encoding ankyrin repeat-containing protein kinase A produces the protein MSAAGIKVATTTTPNTHTVAAADECDVRIKTTTNSEADCALYSKIGAENSSFSTLNSLKEQLTSSCSANELQQNKVPLENSQLNNRQLRENEAEENSAAPNRDLSSEFPNNHLQQGDLDNTSATQLSPGLSLLQQTAAASSPPPHSYRHSRAYRHFKNPPQPHMCIRTTTEAGEELFINVLSWTRIVIPQEPSDPIPLYGGMRVPPGSPRSPPIVFAVMANPEVLKDSGRHSKDPEERRAMVELMCDFVEAMNPGVKLVRNAVILKDRDISGELKDVWNAVQAQRDREREEQMLLQRQQHQQHFHNLTNASTNGSLNANTSLSTANNSANATATSQQMFPKSVHSGAAGEAMLMAVDGGTPPRSRKIIHEVQNDNNASNTDIEMDIDMQKANNSQLSLALLAEHLDNKMSLVVDEEQGEENQQTQQQNNQNTLTNDALSNGNNSKDSLVQERGNKMDINNQLNAINCNKDSKQQQQPALTNGTVANCNDMEVTNVTKTIIATSTPPNATISAIPAQNPSTTTTNTAAPTPIPAPTPQAPTKKEKLGGFLPNGCIFPRFTKNNKHKDKDKDKEKETKTKDKEKNVLLSALKKSKDKKTNSTTAAAAAAAAAALAANQDEKITSSNSNTTAATTPNCTQTNNKQQKQNCLQQLECGVQKLDLNNHHHHNQAHTNDNNINNTANTTTTNNTSATNKSNSTTSSTSGVGVH, from the exons atgtcGGCAGCCGGCATTAaagtagcaacaacaacaaccccaAATACACACACGGTGGCTGCTGCCGACGAATGTGATGTGAGAATTAAAACAACAACGAACAGTGAAGCCGACTGTGCGCTTTATTCAAAAATCGGGGCAGAAAATTCTTCATTTTCTACTTTGAATTCATTGAAAGAACAACTAACATCATCTTGCTCAGCAAATGAGTTGCAACAAAATAAAGTTCCTTTAGAAAATTCTCAACTAAATAATCGACAGCTGCGCGAAAATGAAGCGGAAGAAAATTCAGCAGCACCCAACAGGGACTTGAGTAGTGAATTTCCCAACAATCATCTCCAGCAGGGCGATTTGGACAACACCTCAGCGACACAACTAAGTCCCGGTTTAAGTTTGCTGCAACAAACTGCAGCGGCATCATCACCGCCACCACACAGCTATAGGCATTCAAGAGCCTATCGTCATTTCAAAAATCCTCCCCAGCCTCACATGTGTATACGTACAACGACAGAAGCTGGCGAggaattatttattaatgttcTAAGTTGGACACGTATTGTGATACCTCAGGAACCAAGTGATCCAATACCGCTATATGGTGGTATGAGG gttcCTCCGGGTAGTCCTCGCAGCCCTCCCATAGTTTTTGCTGTTATGGCAAATCCTGAAGTATTAAAAGATTCTGGTCGCCATAGTAAAGATCCAGAAGAGCGTCGTGCAATGGTTGAATTAATGTGTGATTTTGTTGAAGCCATGAATCCTGGTGTTAAACTCGTACG tAACGCGGTTATTTTAAAAGATCGTGACATATCGGGCGAGTTAAAAGATGTCTGGAATGCTGTACAAGCTCAAAGAGATCGAGAACGTGAAGAGCAAATGCTACTGCAACGCCAACAGCATCAGCAACATTTCCATAATTTAACAAATGCTTCAACAAATGGAAGTCTAAATGCAAATACTTCTCTAAGTACCGCCAATAATTCAGCTAATGCAACAGCAACTTCCCAGCAAATGTTTCCCAAATCTGTGCACAGTGGTGCTGCAGGTGAAGCCATGTTAATGGCAGTAGATGGAGGAACACCGCCTAGAAGTAGAAAAATTATACACGAAGTACAAAATGATAACAATGCAAGCAATACAGATATAGAAATGGACATAGACATGCAAAAAGCAAACAATAGCCAACTATCGTTGGCCTTGTTGGCCGAGCATTTGGACAATAAAATGTCACTAGTGGTGGATGAAGAGCAGGGAGAGGAGAACCAGCAGACGCAACAACAGAACAACCAAAATACATTAACAAATGATGCCTTAAGTAATGGAAACAATAGCAAAGATTCCTTAGTACAGGAGAGGGGAAATAAAATGGACATAAATAATCAATTGAATGCCATCAACTGCAATAAAGACTctaagcaacaacaacagccagCATTAACTAATGGAACTGTCGCAAATTGTAATGATATGGAAGTAACGAAtgtaacaaaaactattattgCTACAAGTACCCCCCCAAATGCCACCATTTCAGCCATTCCCGCCCAAAAtccatcaacaacaacaacaaatactgcaGCTCCTACTCCTATTCCAGCGCCCACACCACAAGCTCCcactaaaaaagaaaaattgggAGGTTTCTTGCCAAACGGTTGTATCTTTCCACGTTTcactaaaaacaacaaacacaaagATAAGGACAAGGACAAAGAaaaggaaacaaaaacaaaggacaaagagaaaaatgttttattgagtgctttaaaaaaatccaaggataaaaaaacaaattcaacaaCTGCGGCAGCAGCCGCCGCCGCTGCAGCAGCACTAGCCGCAAATCAGGATGAAAAAATTACCTCTTCAAATAGTAACACTACTGCCGCCACCACCCCCAATTGTacccaaacaaataataaacaacaaaaacaaaactgccTCCAACAATTGGAATGTGGAGTACAAAAATTGGACTtaaataatcatcatcatcataatcaaGCTCATACTAATgataacaacatcaataatacAGCAAATACTACCACCACAAATAACACAAGTGCCACCAACAAAAGCAACAGTACAACTAGTAGCACTAGTGGTGTTGGTGTCCattag